The Cucumis melo cultivar AY chromosome 5, USDA_Cmelo_AY_1.0, whole genome shotgun sequence genome has a segment encoding these proteins:
- the LOC103493581 gene encoding zinc finger CCCH domain-containing protein 40-like has product MAHRLLRDLEADGWERSDFPIICESCLGDNPYVRMTKADYDKECKICTRPFTVFRWRPGRDARYKKTEICQTCSKLKNVCQVCLLDLEYGLPVQVRDTALSINSNDAIPKSDVNREYFAEEHDRKARAGIDYESSYGKARPNDTILKLQRTTPYYKRNRAHVCSFYIRGECTRGSECPYRHEMPETGELSQQNIKDRYYGVNDPVALKLLNKAGEMPSLEPPEDESIRTLYVGGLDARVSEQDLRDNFYAHGEIESIRMVLQRACAFVTYTTREGAEKAAEELSNKLVIRGLRLKLMWGRPQAPKAEMEGSDEAKQAAVAHSGMLPRAVISQQHNQLHPPGTHDQPQAMHYFNIPPPPPQQERAFYPSMDPQRMGALVSTHDAGVPPNGPTGSTETRPGPEKQHQHQHQHQQGHQFPYHPMHPPPPAQYQQQFYPPPYGYVQHYPPYPPYHSGMPPPPQSQPQPQPQPQPHPPSGSQQYQQQHSAPSGSAPQSHGGASSGSASVGSTPSAAAPSSTSAEPASS; this is encoded by the exons ATGGCGCATCGGTTGCTAAGGGATCTGGAAGCTGATGGGTGGGAGCGCTCTGATTTTCCCATCATCTGCGAGTCTTGCCTTGGCGATAACCCCTACGTTCGCATG ACGAAAGCTGATTATGATAAAGAATGCAAAATTTGCACACGCCCATTTACAGTGTTCAGGTGGAGGCCTGGACGTGATGCTAGATATAAGAAAACAGAGATTTGTCAGACTTGTAGTAAGTTAAAAAATGTATGTCAAGTTTGCCTTTTGGATCTTGAATATGGCTTACCAGTTCAAGTTCGAGACACTGCACTCTCTATCAACTCCAATGATGCTATTCCCAAGAGCGATGTGAATAGGGAATATTTTGCCGAGGAGCATGATCGAAAG GCTAGAGCTGGTATTGATTATGAGTCCTCATATGGAAAGGCACGACCAAACGACACTATTTTGAAGCTTCAACGAACCACACCATACTACAAGAGGAATCGGGCACATGTTTGTAGTTTTTATATTAGGGGTGAATGCACTAGAGGTTCTGAATGCCCTTATCGACATGAGATGCCTGAAACTGGAGAGTTGTCCCAACAAAATATCAAGGATCGTTATTATGG GGTTAACGATCCTGTTGCACTGAAGCTTCTTAACAAGGCTGGAGAGATGCCTTCCCTCGAACCTCCAGAAGATGAGAGTATTAGAACCTTGTATGTGGGCGGACTTGATGCTCGAGTCAGTGAGCAAGATCTTCGAGATAACTTTTACGCTCATGGAGAAATTGAATCTATCAGAATGGTGCTACAACGTGCATGTGCTTTTGTAACCTACACCACCAGAGAAGGTGCAGAAAAGGCTGCAGAAGAGCTTTCTAACAAGCTGGTAATTAGGGGCCTTAGGTTGAAATTGATGTGGGGCAGACCTCAAGCACCAAAAGCCGAGATGGAAGGTTCTGATGAAGCAAAACAAGCTGCAGTGGCTCACAGCGGAATGTTGCCGCGAGCAGTTATCTCACAGCAGCACAACCAATTACACCCTCCGGGAACCCATGATCAACCTCAAGCTATGCACTACTTCAATATTCCACCGCCACCACCTCAACAGGAGAGAGCATTCTACCCATCAATGGACCCCCAAAGAATGGGAGCTCTGGTTTCGACTCATGATGCGGGGGTACCCCCTAATGGACCTACTGGTTCAACTGAAACTAGACCCGGTCCTGAGAAACAACACCAACACCAACACCAACACCAACAGGGACATCAATTTCCCTATCACCCTATGCACCCACCACCACCTGCACAATATCAACAGCAATTTTATCCGCCGCCATATGGTTACGTACAACATTATCCACCATACCCTCCTTATCATTCGGGCATGCCACCACCGCCGCAGTCCCAACCCCAGCCCCAGCCCCAGCCCCAGCCCCATCCCCCTTCAGGTTCCCAGCAATATCAGCAGCAGCATTCTGCACCATCAGGCTCAGCCCCTCAGTCCCATGGAGGAGCATCTTCCGGTTCAGCATCGGTGGGATCAACACCTTCAGCAGCTGCTCCATCTTCAACATCTGCTGAACCTGCATCATCGTAG